In Kitasatospora sp. NA04385, a single genomic region encodes these proteins:
- a CDS encoding ABC transporter ATP-binding protein, giving the protein MAVITIDKVSRWFGNVVAVNDVTMSIGPGVTGLLGPNGAGKSTLIHMMSGFLAPSSGTVALDGARIWRNQEVYRQIGLVPEKESMYDYLTGWEFVLANAELHGLADPGAAAERALALVEMEYAQDRHTGTYSKGMKQRVKMASALVHDPAVLLLDEPFNGMDPRQRLHLMELLRRFGADGRTVLFSSHILEEVEQLARHIEVVVAGRHAASGDFREIRRLMTDRPHRYLVRSSDDRRLAAALIADGSTSGIEFDAAAESVGGSAAGALRIQAVDFQGFTTLLPKVARAAGIRLYTVSPADESLESVFSYLVSS; this is encoded by the coding sequence ATGGCCGTCATCACCATCGACAAGGTCTCCCGCTGGTTCGGCAACGTGGTCGCCGTCAACGACGTCACCATGTCCATCGGCCCGGGCGTCACCGGCCTGCTCGGCCCCAACGGCGCCGGGAAGTCCACCCTCATCCACATGATGAGCGGCTTCCTCGCGCCCTCCTCCGGCACCGTCGCCCTGGACGGCGCCCGGATCTGGCGCAACCAGGAGGTGTACCGGCAGATCGGCCTGGTCCCGGAGAAGGAGTCGATGTACGACTACCTGACCGGCTGGGAGTTCGTCCTCGCCAACGCCGAACTGCACGGCCTGGCCGACCCGGGCGCCGCCGCCGAGCGCGCCCTCGCCCTGGTCGAGATGGAGTACGCCCAGGACCGGCACACCGGCACCTACTCCAAGGGCATGAAGCAGCGGGTCAAGATGGCTTCCGCGCTGGTCCACGACCCCGCGGTGCTGCTGCTGGACGAGCCGTTCAACGGCATGGACCCGCGCCAGCGCCTGCACCTGATGGAACTGCTGCGCCGCTTCGGCGCCGACGGGCGCACCGTGCTGTTCTCCTCGCACATCCTGGAGGAGGTCGAGCAGCTCGCCCGCCACATCGAGGTGGTGGTGGCCGGCCGGCACGCCGCGTCCGGCGACTTCCGGGAGATCCGCCGCCTGATGACCGACCGCCCGCACCGCTACCTGGTGCGCTCCAGCGACGACCGGCGGCTGGCCGCGGCGCTGATCGCGGACGGCTCCACCTCCGGCATCGAGTTCGACGCCGCGGCGGAGTCGGTCGGCGGCTCCGCCGCGGGGGCCCTGCGCATCCAGGCGGTCGACTTCCAGGGCTTCACCACCCTGCTGCCCAAGGTCGCCAGGGCGGCCGGCATCCGCCTGTACACCGTCTCCCCGGCCGACGAGTCGCTGGAAAGCGTCTTCTCGTACCTGGTCTCGTCCTGA
- a CDS encoding ABC transporter permease, with protein MNTTVARLTARGLFGRRRVLLLLAVPVLLLGIAVLTRNSNLDSLDLVHKVLGTLALGTLVPITGLVVGTGVIATEIEDGSIVYLLAKPLPRWKIVTTKLAVAVGSTWLLSAVPVYVAGLLLYGTGDRVALGYTVGALASGAAYSAVFLLLGVLTRHAVIAGLAYALIWESLIGSYVEGAQTLSVQQWGLSLTEAVAADGTVIAPVGLGTALWLLVIVGAGATAYASVKLAGLTLGSEE; from the coding sequence ATGAACACCACCGTCGCCAGGCTCACCGCGCGCGGCCTGTTCGGCCGTCGCCGGGTCCTGCTCCTGCTGGCCGTCCCGGTCCTGCTGCTGGGCATCGCCGTGCTCACCCGCAACAGCAACCTGGACTCGCTCGACCTCGTGCACAAGGTCCTCGGCACCCTCGCCCTCGGCACCCTCGTCCCGATCACCGGCCTGGTCGTCGGCACCGGCGTGATCGCCACCGAGATCGAGGACGGCTCGATCGTCTACCTGCTCGCCAAGCCGCTGCCCCGCTGGAAGATCGTCACCACCAAGCTGGCCGTCGCCGTCGGCAGCACCTGGCTGCTCTCCGCCGTCCCGGTGTACGTCGCCGGACTGCTGCTGTACGGCACGGGCGACCGGGTGGCGCTCGGCTACACCGTGGGCGCGCTCGCCTCCGGCGCCGCGTACAGCGCGGTGTTCCTGCTGCTGGGCGTGCTCACCCGGCACGCGGTGATCGCGGGCCTCGCCTACGCGCTGATCTGGGAGAGCCTGATCGGCAGCTACGTCGAGGGCGCCCAGACCCTCTCCGTCCAGCAGTGGGGCCTGTCGCTGACCGAGGCGGTCGCCGCCGACGGCACCGTCATCGCCCCGGTCGGCCTGGGCACCGCGCTGTGGCTGCTGGTGATCGTCGGGGCCGGTGCCACCGCGTACGCCTCGGTCAAGCTCGCCGGGCTCACGCTGGGCAGCGAGGAGTAG
- a CDS encoding ABC transporter permease, which yields MTTRSDAHGGVIHDIGYRPYTGPRLGRRYATRSLYVQSLRAAFGLGRSGKSKVLPFLLLGGMAAPSLAMLAIALFTHQSKMPMDYADYLASFSVLPQIFLAAQAPVLMSRDLRHHVVPLYFSRPATRGDYVAAKFAAMSSALMIVLSLPLLLLFTGAMLAKFPVGDNLVHLLYGLVAALLYALLYSALGLLIAALTPRRGFGVAAIMGLLMITRALAMITDELSRGYDPTRGDESSWSFLISPSTLVEALVNRLFSLGDGSSTLLYAPGAAGAAVFLAVLLVLTAGGYALTLRRYRNV from the coding sequence ATGACCACCCGCTCCGACGCCCACGGCGGCGTCATCCACGACATCGGCTACCGCCCGTACACCGGGCCGCGGTTGGGCCGCCGGTACGCCACCCGCTCGCTGTACGTGCAGAGCCTGCGGGCCGCGTTCGGCCTCGGCCGCTCCGGCAAGTCCAAGGTGCTGCCGTTCCTGCTGCTGGGCGGGATGGCCGCGCCCTCGCTGGCGATGCTGGCGATCGCGCTGTTCACCCACCAGTCCAAGATGCCGATGGACTACGCCGACTACCTGGCCTCGTTCTCGGTGCTGCCGCAGATCTTCCTGGCCGCGCAGGCGCCCGTGCTGATGTCCCGGGACCTGCGGCACCACGTCGTCCCGCTGTACTTCTCCCGCCCGGCCACCCGCGGCGACTACGTGGCGGCCAAGTTCGCCGCGATGTCCAGCGCACTGATGATCGTGCTGTCGCTGCCGCTGCTGCTGCTGTTCACCGGCGCGATGCTGGCGAAGTTCCCGGTCGGCGACAACCTGGTGCACCTGCTGTACGGCCTGGTCGCCGCCCTCCTGTACGCGCTGCTGTACAGCGCGCTCGGCCTGCTGATCGCCGCGCTCACCCCGCGCCGGGGCTTCGGCGTGGCCGCGATCATGGGCCTCCTGATGATCACCCGGGCGCTGGCCATGATCACCGACGAGCTCAGCCGGGGCTACGACCCGACGCGGGGCGACGAATCCTCCTGGTCGTTCCTGATCTCCCCGTCGACCCTGGTGGAGGCCCTGGTCAACCGGCTCTTCTCGCTGGGCGACGGCAGCTCCACCCTCCTGTACGCCCCCGGCGCGGCCGGTGCCGCGGTGTTCCTGGCCGTACTCCTCGTCCTCACGGCCGGCGGCTACGCGCTGACGCTGCGCCGCTACCGGAACGTCTGA
- a CDS encoding MFS transporter, whose translation MSTTRAVQPALDPKVGTRTAARFAHPALLLAGIVLVALNMRACLAAVSPMVAEIQRTFGLSATASGLITTVPVLFQGAGAPLTPRLTRRFGTERVVLGAVLALGAGVLLRVLPSVAALYAGCVVIGVAIAVLNVSMPGLVKREFPHRAAMMTGVYSTTMLVGATLAAGLSVPLEHALGGGWRASLGAWSVLALVAAVAWLPQVLRARQERTVPLRVPGPVARAALAKEPGRSPWKSALAWQISVFMGISSLLVYTLVAWMPTILADHGMPRGEAGLVFAFSNLVQVAGAFLVPLLAGRMTRQRGLALVMAGLNGAGVLWLLLAPVSGAWFSATLLGLAQGGSLGLGLAFIVLRTDSVPGAARLGGMSQAVGYLVAAAGPVGAGALHQVTGGWDATLLVLLVLAAVAAVAGWGAGRNRTV comes from the coding sequence ATGTCCACCACCCGCGCCGTCCAGCCCGCCCTCGACCCGAAGGTCGGTACCCGAACCGCCGCCCGCTTCGCCCACCCCGCCCTGCTGCTGGCCGGGATCGTGCTGGTGGCCCTGAACATGCGGGCCTGCCTGGCGGCGGTCTCGCCGATGGTCGCGGAGATCCAGCGGACCTTCGGCCTGTCCGCCACCGCGAGCGGCCTGATCACCACCGTGCCGGTGCTGTTCCAGGGCGCGGGCGCGCCGCTGACCCCGCGGCTGACCCGGCGCTTCGGCACCGAGCGGGTGGTGCTGGGCGCGGTGCTGGCGCTGGGCGCGGGCGTGCTGCTGCGGGTGCTGCCCTCGGTGGCGGCGCTGTACGCGGGCTGCGTGGTGATCGGCGTGGCGATCGCGGTGCTGAACGTGTCGATGCCGGGCCTGGTGAAGCGGGAGTTCCCGCACCGGGCCGCCATGATGACCGGCGTCTACTCGACCACCATGCTGGTCGGCGCGACCCTGGCGGCCGGGCTGTCGGTGCCGCTGGAGCACGCGCTGGGCGGCGGCTGGCGGGCCTCGCTGGGCGCCTGGTCGGTGCTGGCGCTGGTCGCCGCGGTGGCCTGGCTGCCGCAGGTGCTGCGGGCCCGGCAGGAGCGCACGGTGCCGCTGCGGGTGCCCGGTCCGGTGGCCCGGGCCGCGCTGGCGAAGGAGCCCGGCCGCAGCCCGTGGAAGTCCGCGCTGGCCTGGCAGATCAGCGTGTTCATGGGCATCTCCTCGCTGCTGGTGTACACCCTGGTGGCGTGGATGCCGACGATCCTGGCCGACCACGGGATGCCGCGCGGCGAGGCGGGCCTGGTGTTCGCGTTCAGCAACCTGGTGCAGGTGGCCGGCGCCTTCCTGGTGCCGCTGCTGGCAGGCCGGATGACCCGGCAGCGCGGCCTGGCGCTGGTGATGGCCGGGCTGAACGGCGCGGGCGTGCTGTGGCTGCTGCTGGCGCCGGTGTCCGGGGCGTGGTTCTCGGCGACGCTGCTGGGCCTGGCGCAGGGCGGTTCGCTGGGCCTGGGCCTGGCGTTCATCGTGCTGCGCACCGACAGCGTGCCGGGCGCGGCCCGGCTGGGCGGGATGAGCCAGGCGGTGGGCTACCTGGTGGCGGCGGCCGGCCCGGTCGGCGCGGGCGCGCTGCACCAGGTGACCGGCGGCTGGGACGCGACGCTGCTGGTGCTGCTGGTGCTGGCCGCGGTCGCGGCGGTGGCCGGCTGGGGCGCGGGGCGCAACCGGACGGTGTGA
- a CDS encoding FadR/GntR family transcriptional regulator: MEGLQAAGRRSLVDAAIEQLREQLASGVWAVGARIPTEHELAERLQVGRNTVREAIRVLVHAGMLVSRQGEGTFVRSTSDPAAVLRGVQRSGVRDVLEVRAALETEAARLAAERHTPADLARMRAALAREAEVMAAHPERTGREATVEHDLEFHTAVVEAAHNPALTEVYRYFGASVRESMRTAFGDHEMPEVVIATHAALVDAIESRDPERAEAACRALLAEPTAAVEQLLAAIAARK; encoded by the coding sequence GTGGAGGGGTTGCAGGCGGCGGGGCGGCGGTCGTTGGTGGATGCCGCGATCGAGCAGCTGCGGGAGCAACTCGCGTCCGGGGTCTGGGCGGTGGGGGCGCGGATTCCGACCGAGCACGAGCTCGCGGAGCGGCTGCAGGTGGGGCGCAACACGGTGCGGGAGGCGATCCGGGTGCTGGTGCACGCGGGGATGCTGGTCTCGCGGCAGGGGGAGGGCACGTTCGTCCGGTCGACCAGTGATCCGGCGGCGGTGCTGCGCGGGGTGCAGCGTTCGGGGGTGCGGGACGTGCTGGAGGTGCGGGCCGCGCTGGAGACCGAGGCGGCCCGGCTGGCCGCCGAGCGGCACACCCCGGCGGACCTGGCCCGGATGCGGGCGGCGCTGGCGCGCGAGGCCGAGGTGATGGCCGCGCACCCCGAGCGGACCGGCCGGGAGGCCACCGTCGAGCACGACCTGGAGTTCCACACCGCCGTGGTGGAGGCCGCGCACAACCCGGCGCTGACCGAGGTATACCGGTACTTCGGGGCCTCGGTGCGGGAGTCGATGCGCACCGCGTTCGGCGACCACGAGATGCCGGAGGTGGTGATAGCCACCCACGCGGCCCTGGTCGACGCGATCGAGAGCCGCGACCCGGAGCGCGCCGAGGCGGCCTGCCGGGCGCTGCTGGCCGAGCCGACGGCGGCCGTGGAGCAGCTGCTCGCCGCGATCGCCGCGCGGAAGTGA
- a CDS encoding ABC transporter ATP-binding protein produces the protein MSTVIKTDGLTKRFSRVTALDRLTVEVESGVVGLVGANGAGKSTLIKILLGLSPATEGTGQVLGLDIATQGPAIRERVGYMPEHDCLPPDVSATEFVVHMARMSGLPASAARERTADTLRHVGLYEERYRPMGGYSTGMKQRVKLAQALVHDPQLVLLDEPTNGLDPVGRDEMLALIRRVHADFGISVLVTTHLLGELERTCDHLVVIDGGKLLRSSSTASFTGTTRLLAVEVTDHPVDRSFDADAELTARLTAAGLSVRADAGRVLLVEIAGDETYDTVRDAVDDLGLGLVRLEQRRHRVAEIFSTRSDEDADHGDEYGRDAHRAVAAGGEQA, from the coding sequence TGGACCGGCTCACCGTGGAGGTGGAGTCCGGCGTGGTCGGCCTGGTCGGGGCGAACGGTGCCGGCAAGTCCACCCTCATCAAGATCCTCCTCGGGCTGTCCCCGGCCACCGAGGGCACCGGCCAGGTGCTCGGCCTGGACATCGCCACCCAGGGTCCGGCGATCCGCGAACGCGTCGGCTACATGCCGGAGCACGACTGCCTGCCGCCGGACGTCTCCGCCACCGAGTTCGTGGTGCACATGGCCCGGATGTCCGGCCTGCCGGCCTCCGCGGCCCGCGAGCGCACCGCCGACACCCTGCGCCACGTCGGCCTGTACGAGGAGCGCTACCGCCCGATGGGCGGCTACTCGACCGGCATGAAGCAGCGGGTGAAGCTGGCCCAGGCGCTGGTCCACGACCCGCAGCTGGTGCTGCTGGACGAGCCGACCAACGGCCTCGACCCGGTCGGCCGGGACGAGATGCTCGCGCTGATCCGCCGCGTCCACGCCGACTTCGGCATCTCGGTGCTGGTCACCACGCACCTGCTGGGCGAGCTGGAGCGGACCTGCGACCACCTGGTGGTGATCGACGGCGGCAAGCTGCTGCGCTCCTCCTCCACCGCCTCGTTCACCGGCACCACCCGGCTGCTCGCCGTCGAGGTCACCGACCACCCGGTGGACCGGTCCTTCGACGCCGACGCCGAGCTGACCGCGCGGCTGACCGCGGCCGGGCTGAGCGTGCGGGCCGACGCCGGCCGGGTCCTGCTGGTGGAGATCGCCGGCGACGAGACGTACGACACCGTCCGGGACGCGGTGGACGACCTCGGTCTCGGCCTGGTCCGGCTGGAGCAGCGCCGCCACCGGGTCGCCGAGATCTTCAGCACCCGCTCCGACGAGGACGCGGACCACGGGGACGAGTACGGCCGGGACGCGCACCGGGCCGTGGCCGCAGGAGGCGAGCAGGCATGA